One stretch of Variovorax sp. TBS-050B DNA includes these proteins:
- a CDS encoding ornithine cyclodeaminase, with product MTRFIDVHSLVRLVDETGVPEFLAALADALRDDFLRWREFDKKARVASHSHLGVIELMPVADDGAYAFKYVNGHPHNTQVGLPTVMAFGVLAEVDTGYPVLLSELTLTTALRTAATSAMAAKALARPDSRSMALIGNGSQSEFQALAFHALLGIEEVRVFDVDPRATEKLMRHLAACTPMAVLPVHSVAEAVRGADIVTTITAFQGQATVLTPEMIEPGMHINAVGGDSPGKTELHPDVLRRARVFVEYEPQTRIEGEIQQLPPDFPVQELWRVLLGEVPGRESAEQVTMFDSVGFALEDYTALRYIRQLALERGVGRQIALVPQLDDPKDLFGLTASGRRRAVLRRAA from the coding sequence ATGACCCGCTTCATCGATGTGCACAGCCTGGTTCGCCTGGTGGATGAAACCGGCGTTCCGGAATTCCTCGCCGCCCTGGCCGACGCGCTGCGCGACGATTTCCTGCGCTGGCGCGAGTTCGACAAGAAAGCGCGCGTGGCGAGCCATTCGCACCTCGGCGTGATCGAGCTGATGCCCGTGGCGGACGACGGCGCCTATGCCTTCAAGTACGTCAACGGCCATCCGCACAACACGCAGGTCGGGCTGCCGACGGTGATGGCCTTCGGCGTGCTCGCCGAGGTGGACACCGGCTATCCGGTGCTGCTGTCGGAACTCACGCTCACGACCGCGCTGCGCACGGCCGCGACCTCGGCCATGGCCGCCAAGGCGCTCGCGCGGCCCGACTCGCGCAGCATGGCGCTGATCGGCAACGGCTCGCAGAGCGAGTTCCAGGCGCTGGCCTTCCATGCGCTGCTCGGCATCGAGGAGGTGCGCGTGTTCGACGTCGATCCGCGCGCCACCGAGAAGCTGATGCGGCACCTCGCGGCCTGCACGCCGATGGCCGTCTTGCCCGTGCATTCCGTCGCCGAGGCGGTGCGCGGCGCCGACATCGTGACCACCATCACCGCGTTCCAGGGGCAGGCGACCGTCCTCACGCCCGAGATGATCGAGCCCGGCATGCACATCAACGCGGTCGGCGGCGATTCGCCCGGCAAGACCGAGCTGCATCCCGACGTGCTGCGGCGCGCGCGGGTGTTCGTCGAATACGAGCCGCAGACCCGCATCGAGGGCGAGATCCAGCAGCTGCCGCCCGACTTCCCGGTGCAGGAGCTGTGGCGCGTGCTGCTCGGCGAGGTGCCCGGCCGCGAGAGCGCCGAGCAGGTCACGATGTTCGATTCGGTCGGCTTCGCGCTCGAGGACTACACCGCGCTGCGCTACATCCGCCAGCTGGCGCTGGAGCGCGGCGTGGGGCGGCAGATCGCGCTGGTGCCGCAGCTCGACGACCCGAAGGACCTGTTCGGTCTCACCGCCTCGGGCCGGCGCCGGGCCGTGCTGCGGCGTGCGGCATGA